A stretch of Ischnura elegans chromosome 4, ioIscEleg1.1, whole genome shotgun sequence DNA encodes these proteins:
- the LOC124158131 gene encoding trichohyalin-like, whose translation MARDGTLELFRGDSPDGLVWLQDLNRREREVRKAEESLRERCYQDVEAWASRLGKREAEDRDERKWRLEKEEQERERREANAMEWVHKWRKEVSEYAAQREEEVRRKEAELKVREEKLYRQIDEEKKALERKRDMINDGFVKREREAREWEQRRRKEMDEREKRKEEELRLKEEELRKMERHLREQTELRSLVLRQCTSRVEPLSTGTSKEEGDLGESAGARGEEEKWQERRRVIESWVAEDCEALRVEFEEKLQSAVWQSQGKRGKSRREWWRSGRGRYSRGHRGRGRGTPGRTLDSPTQ comes from the exons ATGGCTCGGGATGGGACCTTGGAACTCTTCCGGGGTGACTCGCCGGATGGGCTGGTGTGGCTGCAGGATTTGAacaggagagagagggaagtgAGGAAGGCGGAGGAGAGCCTGAGGGAGCGCTGTTACCAGGACGTGGAGGCGTGGGCCAGCCGTCTGGGCAAACGGGAGGCAGAGGACCGTGACGAGAGGAAATGGCGCCTCGAAAAGGAAGAACAGGAGAGGGAGAGGAG GGAGGCGAATGCTATGGAGTGGGTGCACAAGTGGAGGAAGGAGGTGTCGGAGTACGCGGCACAGAGGGAGGAGGAGGTCCGGCGGAAGGAGGCGGAGCTGAAGGTGCGCGAGGAGAAACTCTACCGGCAAATTGACGAGGAGAAAAAGGCGTTGGAGAGGAAGAGGGACATGATCAACGATGGGTTTGTCAAGAGGGAGAGGGAAGCGAGGGAGTGGGAGCAGAGGAGAAGGAAGGAGATGGATGAGCGGGAaaagaggaaggaggaagagTTGAGGCTGAAGGAAGAGGAGCTGAGGAAGATGGAACGACATCTGCGGGAGCAAACG GAACTGAGGAGTCTGGTCCTGAGACAGTGCACGTCGAGGGTCGAGCCGCTGAGTACGGGGACTTCCAAGGAGGAAGGGGACCTCGGAGAGTCGGCGGGGGCGCGGGGCGAAGAGGAGAAATGGCAGGAGAGGAGGAGAGTCATCGAGAGCTGGGTGGCGGAGGACTGCGAGGCTCTGAGGGTTGAGTTCGAGGAGAAGCTGCAGTCGGCGGTGTGGCAGTCGCAGGGGAAGCGGGGCAAGAGCAGAAGGGAGTGGTGGCGAAGCGGGCGGGGGAGGTACAGTCGGGGGCAcaggggaagagggagggggacaCCGGGGCGAACTTTAGATTCACCCACTCAGTGA